The proteins below come from a single Alkaliphilus sp. B6464 genomic window:
- a CDS encoding DNA gyrase/topoisomerase IV subunit B: MINKYDGNSITVLEGLEPVRMNPGMYIGSTGSKGLHHLVEEIVANSVDESLAGGCTKIKVTINKDGSITIEDNGRGMPVEINNKTKLSAVRLIFEQLHAGGKFGQGGYKVSGGLHGVGAAVVNAFSEWLECIVYRNGKKYKIKYSNQKVVEDLKEFGNTNRTGTIITFKPDETMFTTTVFKYQTIKNRLKELAFLNRGLEFILKDERKNEQIEEIFKFDGGIEEYIKSINEGKNALHKDIIAFSGETEVEIIIKGKKEKRNIYIDIAVQYTDDYNENLYSFVNNISTIDGGTHLQGFKTAVTKTINDYCRREGILKDRDQNFTGNDTVEGITGIISVKLEYRPEFEGQTKAKLGNPEVRGAIQSYVNKNLEEYFAINKPTADLIINKVQQAARARDASKKARDVARKTSNPKQYLDKLADATSPNRSECEIYIVEGDSAGGSAKQARDRKTQGVLPLRGKSINVEKQSIEKILNNKEIQVMDAAFGVGVANECDAEKARYGKIIILTDADKDGEHIKNLLLTYLYRFKKPLIDLGKVYIGMPPLYHVTTNKNDYYIYTDKELEEFKIKLNKDEKIKHIQRYKGLGEMNPEQLKETCMNPKTRRIKKVYIEENTVAETLVTTFMGPKSELRMKYLQDNWVS, from the coding sequence ATGATTAATAAATATGATGGGAATTCAATTACAGTTCTTGAAGGACTAGAGCCTGTTAGAATGAACCCCGGCATGTATATTGGTTCAACGGGATCAAAAGGACTACATCACTTAGTTGAAGAAATAGTAGCAAACTCTGTTGATGAATCTTTGGCAGGTGGTTGTACTAAAATTAAAGTAACCATTAATAAAGATGGCTCTATCACCATTGAAGATAATGGTAGAGGTATGCCAGTTGAAATAAATAATAAAACAAAATTATCTGCTGTTAGATTGATATTTGAGCAGTTACATGCAGGTGGAAAATTCGGACAAGGTGGATATAAAGTTTCGGGTGGACTACATGGAGTAGGGGCAGCAGTTGTAAATGCTTTTTCTGAATGGCTTGAATGTATCGTGTACAGGAATGGAAAAAAGTACAAGATAAAATACAGTAACCAAAAGGTGGTCGAGGATTTAAAGGAATTCGGAAATACCAATCGAACAGGTACTATCATTACATTCAAACCTGATGAAACAATGTTTACTACTACCGTTTTTAAATATCAAACCATTAAAAATAGATTAAAGGAACTTGCTTTTTTGAATAGAGGGCTAGAGTTTATTTTAAAAGATGAACGAAAAAATGAACAGATAGAAGAAATATTTAAATTTGATGGAGGTATTGAAGAATACATCAAATCAATAAATGAAGGAAAAAATGCCCTACATAAAGACATCATTGCTTTTTCTGGTGAAACAGAAGTAGAAATAATTATTAAAGGCAAAAAAGAAAAGCGAAATATTTATATTGATATTGCTGTGCAATATACGGATGATTATAACGAAAACCTATATTCATTTGTAAATAATATCTCAACTATTGATGGTGGAACTCATCTTCAGGGATTTAAAACAGCAGTAACTAAAACAATTAATGATTACTGTCGTAGAGAAGGAATTCTAAAAGATAGAGACCAGAATTTCACTGGCAATGATACAGTAGAGGGAATAACAGGCATTATATCTGTAAAACTTGAGTATAGGCCAGAATTTGAAGGGCAAACAAAGGCAAAGTTAGGAAATCCAGAAGTTAGAGGAGCCATTCAATCTTATGTAAATAAGAACTTAGAAGAATATTTTGCTATAAATAAACCTACTGCTGATTTAATCATCAACAAAGTACAACAGGCTGCAAGGGCTAGAGATGCATCTAAAAAGGCTAGGGATGTTGCACGAAAGACATCTAATCCAAAGCAATATCTTGATAAACTTGCAGATGCAACTTCTCCAAACAGAAGTGAATGTGAAATATATATAGTAGAGGGAGATTCGGCAGGTGGATCTGCAAAACAGGCAAGAGATAGAAAAACTCAAGGAGTACTTCCACTTAGAGGAAAAAGCATTAATGTTGAAAAGCAAAGTATAGAAAAAATATTAAATAATAAAGAAATTCAAGTTATGGATGCTGCTTTTGGAGTTGGTGTTGCTAATGAATGTGATGCTGAAAAAGCAAGATATGGAAAGATTATTATTTTGACAGACGCAGATAAAGATGGAGAGCATATTAAAAACTTACTTCTCACATATTTATATCGTTTCAAAAAACCTTTAATAGATTTAGGTAAGGTTTATATAGGTATGCCTCCACTATATCATGTAACAACAAATAAAAATGATTACTATATTTACACTGATAAAGAATTAGAAGAATTTAAAATCAAACTGAACAAGGATGAAAAGATTAAGCATATTCAACGATATAAGGGGCTTGGGGAAATGAACCCAGAACAATTAAAAGAAACTTGCATGAACCCTAAAACTAGAAGAATTAAAAAAGTTTATATAGAGGAAAATACAGTTGCAGAAACTTTAGTAACTACTTTCATGGGTCCTAAGAGTGAATTAAGAATGAAATATTTACAAGATAATTGGGTTTCATAA
- a CDS encoding DNA gyrase/topoisomerase IV subunit A: MLNKNEIIDNNIIEVALEDEMHVSFLNYSGEVIENRAIPSVYDGLKPVLRRILYAMEELGLTCDKPHRKSARIVGDCLGKWHPHGDSSVYEAMVRMSQWWSVRYPLVDLQGNGGSIDGDSPAAMRYTEARMAPIVEEFLKDLKKNTVNWKNNFDDTMKEPEILPTILPNYLLNGGSGIAVGVACDIPSHNLSELVNGIIAFINNPEIELTQLLKIIKGPDLPTGGIAEGKDFYEIYRTGEGKFKVRAKHHIEDLKGGKKLIVITEIPYQTKKSTILAKLGDLYVNKKLEGVTDVRDESNLEEGIRIVIEVKKDIDPNYVLKKIFKKTDLESTQSVSMRAIVKGKLKTLSLVDYFKEYLGFQKDVLIKKTNYSLTKHRHDLHIQEGFLICLEDIFAIVETIAKSRNPKTAKDNLIKKFGLDEIQAQAVLDLRLSKLTSLGKTETKNKIKELKDEIKRLELLISCDENIFDHIKSVLKDIDKRYGDKRRTKIVKNLNVIEAEKPVVEFNIVIKDRNIRTYQTKNFKSDGGIVLSTDNTKDLILITKNGDYFKYEAEKIPPKVPVDIIGAFVTDFNGDSRVIALITSQGQIKRSYLSDYNINRTQSSAIKLEKDDELIYCLVGEENTEQSIVTIGSLQNYNCVKLSDVDITGRNTKGIKVMKLEGNETVENVFIKQEVENIVLKLEDQEIRVSTTNIEDNENNKRFQLKNILPWGKKTKVILGYELEFKSENTSEEITVDSQTQLTF; this comes from the coding sequence ATGTTAAACAAAAATGAAATTATAGATAATAATATTATTGAAGTTGCTCTTGAAGATGAAATGCATGTCAGTTTTTTAAACTATTCAGGGGAAGTTATTGAAAACAGAGCAATACCCAGTGTATATGATGGACTTAAACCAGTTCTAAGAAGAATCTTATATGCCATGGAGGAATTAGGCCTTACATGTGACAAACCACATCGTAAATCGGCTCGTATAGTCGGAGATTGTTTAGGAAAATGGCACCCTCATGGTGATTCATCTGTGTATGAGGCAATGGTTAGGATGAGTCAATGGTGGTCAGTAAGATACCCTTTAGTAGATTTGCAAGGCAATGGAGGCTCTATTGACGGAGATTCCCCTGCTGCTATGAGGTATACAGAGGCAAGGATGGCTCCTATTGTGGAAGAATTTTTAAAAGACCTTAAAAAAAATACAGTTAATTGGAAAAATAACTTTGATGACACTATGAAAGAACCTGAAATACTTCCTACCATTCTACCAAATTATTTATTAAATGGTGGAAGTGGTATTGCTGTTGGGGTGGCTTGTGATATTCCATCTCATAATTTAAGTGAACTGGTAAACGGCATTATAGCATTTATTAATAATCCAGAGATTGAATTAACTCAACTTCTTAAAATTATTAAAGGACCAGACCTTCCCACTGGCGGAATTGCTGAAGGCAAAGACTTTTATGAAATTTATAGAACCGGGGAAGGAAAGTTTAAAGTTAGAGCAAAACATCATATAGAAGATCTTAAAGGTGGAAAAAAATTAATTGTAATCACCGAAATTCCTTATCAAACTAAAAAAAGCACTATTCTTGCTAAATTAGGAGACCTTTATGTTAATAAAAAATTAGAAGGTGTAACTGATGTAAGAGATGAATCTAATTTAGAAGAAGGCATTAGAATAGTAATTGAAGTTAAAAAGGATATAGATCCGAATTATGTTTTAAAGAAAATCTTCAAGAAAACTGATTTAGAGTCTACTCAAAGTGTTAGTATGAGAGCGATAGTTAAAGGAAAGTTAAAAACACTATCTCTAGTTGACTACTTTAAGGAGTATCTAGGTTTTCAAAAGGATGTATTGATTAAAAAAACAAACTATTCACTAACAAAACATAGACATGATCTGCATATTCAGGAAGGATTCTTAATTTGTTTGGAGGATATCTTTGCGATAGTAGAAACAATTGCAAAGAGTAGAAACCCTAAAACAGCAAAAGATAATTTAATAAAAAAGTTTGGACTTGATGAAATACAAGCACAAGCAGTATTAGATTTAAGATTGTCTAAACTAACTTCTCTTGGTAAAACAGAAACCAAGAATAAGATCAAAGAATTAAAAGATGAAATCAAAAGACTAGAACTCCTTATTTCCTGTGATGAAAACATTTTTGACCATATAAAATCTGTACTTAAAGATATTGATAAGAGATATGGAGACAAAAGAAGAACTAAGATTGTTAAAAACCTAAATGTTATTGAGGCAGAAAAACCTGTGGTAGAATTTAATATTGTTATAAAAGATAGAAACATTAGAACTTATCAAACAAAAAACTTTAAATCTGATGGTGGCATTGTTCTGAGCACAGATAATACTAAAGATTTAATTCTTATTACTAAAAATGGAGACTATTTTAAGTATGAAGCCGAAAAGATACCTCCAAAAGTCCCTGTAGACATCATAGGAGCCTTTGTAACAGACTTTAATGGTGATAGTAGGGTAATCGCATTGATAACGTCACAAGGCCAAATAAAGAGGTCTTATTTGAGTGATTATAATATAAATAGAACTCAATCAAGTGCTATTAAATTAGAGAAAGATGATGAATTAATTTACTGTTTAGTAGGAGAAGAAAATACGGAACAATCTATTGTGACAATAGGATCTTTACAAAACTATAATTGTGTTAAATTATCGGATGTAGATATTACAGGACGAAACACTAAGGGAATTAAAGTAATGAAGTTAGAGGGTAATGAAACCGTAGAAAATGTATTTATTAAACAAGAAGTAGAAAACATTGTACTTAAATTAGAAGATCAAGAAATTAGAGTGTCTACCACGAATATTGAGGATAATGAAAATAATAAAAGATTCCAACTAAAAAATATTCTGCCATGGGGTAAAAAGACAAAAGTTATTTTAGGATATGAGTTAGAGTTTAAATCCGAGAATACTTCAGAAGAAATTACTGTCGATAGCCAAACACAATTAACTTTTTGA
- a CDS encoding Hsp20/alpha crystallin family protein — protein sequence MKPITNNELMVSFTNDQDKYVIYADLCGVNKEDIHIEVKGRIMGIKAKRDFGITNGFSKTEIAIGELFKIINLEDDIEKEEIVAEYKDGLLKITIPKVKPDSYIVKVK from the coding sequence ATGAAACCTATTACAAATAATGAACTTATGGTTAGTTTTACTAACGATCAAGACAAATATGTTATCTATGCTGATCTTTGTGGTGTTAATAAAGAAGATATACATATAGAAGTAAAAGGCAGAATTATGGGCATTAAGGCAAAAAGAGATTTTGGTATAACAAATGGTTTTAGTAAAACAGAAATTGCTATTGGAGAACTTTTTAAAATTATTAATCTTGAAGATGATATTGAAAAGGAAGAAATTGTTGCTGAATATAAAGATGGATTGCTTAAAATTACTATTCCAAAAGTTAAACCTGATAGTTATATAGTAAAAGTAAAGTAA
- a CDS encoding helix-turn-helix domain-containing protein, which produces MTVNDDEINNLDIEERNINGKPLTYKTGDVASILDETPAMIRYYCREFQEYMTLEHNPGEHRTYTEKNIEELRYILDLLKADGLSVKQVHEFLSSPEGKLSSPIFDQHDKMQELINAISSKMDDRLQEIVKAELQSNLIPTIQDMLQNSIKQLATTKDIEYSFKSIKDEVKKDNENTRNAIKEIKEDNKITREAIEQFSINKDEIRRIEENMSKMHNLVEEKFRNKDNSAKRKGIFGFFSR; this is translated from the coding sequence GTGACGGTGAATGATGATGAAATCAACAATTTAGATATTGAGGAAAGAAATATCAATGGAAAGCCACTGACATATAAAACAGGAGACGTTGCATCAATTCTTGATGAAACACCTGCGATGATTCGTTATTATTGCAGAGAATTTCAGGAGTATATGACATTGGAGCATAATCCGGGAGAGCATAGAACATATACCGAAAAGAATATTGAAGAATTAAGGTATATTTTAGATTTACTTAAAGCAGATGGCTTAAGCGTAAAACAAGTGCATGAATTTTTATCTTCTCCTGAAGGGAAATTATCATCACCAATATTTGATCAACATGATAAGATGCAAGAACTTATTAATGCTATATCTTCAAAAATGGATGATAGGTTACAAGAAATAGTGAAGGCTGAACTACAATCCAATCTAATTCCAACCATTCAGGATATGTTACAAAACTCAATTAAACAACTTGCTACAACTAAAGATATCGAATACTCTTTTAAATCCATAAAAGATGAAGTAAAAAAAGATAACGAGAATACCAGAAATGCAATAAAAGAGATTAAAGAAGATAACAAAATAACAAGAGAGGCTATTGAACAATTTTCTATTAACAAAGATGAAATACGCAGAATCGAAGAAAATATGAGTAAAATGCATAATTTGGTGGAAGAAAAATTTAGAAATAAAGATAATTCTGCAAAACGAAAGGGTATTTTCGGTTTCTTTTCTAGATAA
- a CDS encoding ParM/StbA family protein → MSNFNKLNILNIDEKNSHINVGGMAAETEYNFRNLNIPFITDIREMMPIGLDVGFSATKIFSMFGYHKYPSVVRKIRKRDLDNIKYSDDCYILYKTSDRDIWLVGHAVINRTFDQLTNEDTLYTENRLNSEENLVLNRVGIALALMKDDFSFVKNPAIRLCVGLPEKQVDSHADSYIDLLMGHHEFEIKIGSRDWQKIKVDVEEENISVLSQPFGTLLSLASDRKGKIINENLLKKDRTLIYDGGFGTIDTFLIENGNIVNSTTDPTLAMKDIFNEARDTIAEKTDIMLQLHQFNYYLSKDQGERFIWYNGNQKYDLDPDIKLSTINFAEDNIKMLNQQYRGFNNVDSIIVTGGTGKVFFPFFQLNIPKNIQLAEVKDSTDKNEDFDCVYANSVGFFNYIIINYRDEIGYIEEAKEVKGLESLKDEEVAATCESEEITE, encoded by the coding sequence ATGAGTAACTTTAATAAGTTAAATATCTTAAATATTGACGAAAAAAATTCTCACATAAATGTTGGGGGTATGGCAGCAGAAACAGAATATAATTTTAGAAATTTAAATATTCCTTTTATCACCGATATAAGAGAAATGATGCCAATAGGGCTAGATGTTGGCTTTTCTGCAACTAAAATATTTAGTATGTTTGGATATCATAAATATCCATCAGTAGTGAGAAAAATTAGAAAAAGAGATTTAGACAATATCAAATATTCTGATGACTGTTACATACTTTATAAGACAAGCGATAGAGATATTTGGTTGGTTGGCCATGCAGTTATAAATAGAACATTTGACCAATTAACTAATGAAGATACTTTGTATACAGAAAATAGGCTTAATAGTGAAGAAAATTTAGTTCTCAATCGAGTTGGTATTGCTTTAGCATTAATGAAAGATGATTTTTCATTTGTTAAAAACCCTGCCATTAGATTATGTGTAGGACTTCCTGAAAAACAAGTTGATTCACATGCTGATTCCTATATTGACTTATTAATGGGACATCATGAATTTGAAATAAAAATAGGGAGTAGAGACTGGCAGAAAATAAAGGTAGACGTTGAAGAAGAAAATATTAGTGTTCTTAGTCAACCATTCGGAACTCTTTTAAGTTTAGCGTCTGACAGAAAAGGGAAAATTATAAATGAAAATTTATTAAAAAAAGATAGAACTTTAATATATGATGGTGGTTTTGGAACAATTGATACGTTCCTTATTGAAAATGGAAATATTGTTAATTCTACAACTGATCCAACACTCGCTATGAAAGATATATTTAATGAGGCTAGAGATACAATAGCAGAAAAAACTGATATCATGCTTCAACTTCATCAGTTTAATTATTATTTAAGTAAAGATCAAGGTGAAAGATTTATTTGGTATAATGGCAATCAAAAATATGATTTAGACCCAGATATTAAATTAAGCACAATAAATTTTGCTGAAGATAATATTAAAATGCTAAATCAACAATATAGAGGATTTAATAATGTTGATTCCATAATTGTTACTGGAGGAACAGGCAAAGTATTTTTCCCATTTTTCCAATTAAACATTCCTAAAAATATTCAACTTGCAGAGGTAAAAGATTCAACAGATAAAAATGAAGATTTTGACTGTGTATATGCTAATAGCGTAGGTTTCTTTAATTACATTATAATTAACTATAGAGATGAAATTGGATATATCGAGGAAGCAAAAGAAGTAAAGGGATTGGAAAGCCTTAAGGATGAAGAAGTAGCAGCCACTTGTGAATCCGAAGAAATCACAGAATAG
- a CDS encoding NAD-dependent DNA ligase LigA, which translates to MNKKIELELELGIELKEKIKTYDHAYYVENKQLVSDAEYDRFMEQYIELEKKHPELKTSDSPTQRVGSDPLSNVPKKTHTTPLLSIENKGKTERDIRKWYEDCGGNGTKILIQPKFDGATVNVSYEDQIYVDAVKRGNGYIGDLITENVKTIRSVPMAISYNEQLEVRGEGIMYCTPFFEKYSKQNGGDYSNPRNLASGTLGLLDPKLVAERKPDIVFFDIGVCKEEFQYDEDRLEWLKSLGFKVTPYKTVDNIDDLLATCMSYFDGKIAEKNGFNILNTDGNVTDILCDGLVLKVSELSKRDELGMTARGPKWAFAFKFKSLTVETVVEDVVIQVGRTGKHTPVGCVNGFIGGTHIQRVTLNNLGYIRTLPPAPYDDIDSIVFKTHDGEYGEIDLEFYPAPDKSDKFLEKHRFLVTDTGKYSIDSIDDLLEVTNKLVVIIKGEEMVVDSIEKLRTIDLSKEIYKINLGDKTFILRKSEILEVAFELYVNGDSKTVEVILPEEYFHLKLNDTVVLERSNDVIPRIIGIRYEKRTGNEKDIVWPENCPTCGEPLEELYPLHFCNSLNCPDRLKGSLLHFASRDAMNIDGLGTSIVELFVDRGYLKDLTDIYILSMYEEEILSIKGFGKRKLTKLYNAIEDTKNRELHQLIYSLGIREVGRTMSKTLAKHFKVLDILMKATYDELVQIKDIGDVAATEIVHFFKSPSNIALINQLKLIGLNMQDNTKEDSDIFKGKIFVITGTLKESRNYYKDIIEKNGGKVSGSVSKKTTIVLIGEDAGSKEATARQLVEEGYPIKLVEGHDDFIKLLQGF; encoded by the coding sequence ATGAATAAAAAAATAGAATTAGAATTAGAATTAGGTATTGAATTAAAAGAAAAGATAAAAACATATGATCATGCTTATTATGTAGAAAATAAGCAATTAGTATCGGATGCTGAATACGATAGATTTATGGAACAATATATAGAACTTGAAAAGAAACATCCTGAACTTAAAACATCTGACTCTCCAACCCAAAGGGTTGGCAGTGACCCATTAAGTAATGTTCCTAAAAAAACTCATACCACTCCCCTGCTTTCCATTGAAAACAAAGGGAAAACAGAGAGAGATATTCGTAAGTGGTATGAAGACTGTGGAGGAAATGGAACTAAGATTTTAATTCAACCTAAATTTGATGGTGCAACAGTAAATGTAAGTTATGAAGATCAGATTTATGTAGATGCTGTCAAAAGAGGCAATGGTTATATTGGAGATTTGATTACAGAAAATGTAAAAACTATACGATCTGTTCCCATGGCTATTTCTTATAATGAACAATTGGAGGTTCGTGGAGAAGGAATTATGTATTGTACACCTTTCTTTGAGAAATATTCTAAACAAAATGGAGGAGACTATAGTAACCCAAGAAACTTAGCCTCTGGAACATTAGGATTATTAGATCCCAAGTTGGTAGCAGAAAGAAAACCTGATATTGTTTTTTTTGATATTGGAGTATGTAAAGAAGAATTTCAGTATGATGAAGATAGATTAGAATGGTTAAAATCTTTAGGATTTAAAGTTACACCTTACAAAACAGTTGATAATATTGATGATCTACTTGCTACTTGTATGAGTTACTTTGATGGAAAAATTGCTGAAAAAAATGGTTTTAATATTCTTAATACAGATGGAAATGTAACAGATATTCTTTGTGATGGGCTTGTGCTAAAAGTATCTGAATTAAGTAAAAGGGATGAATTAGGCATGACAGCAAGAGGTCCTAAATGGGCATTTGCTTTTAAATTTAAGAGCCTTACCGTTGAAACAGTTGTTGAAGATGTAGTAATACAGGTTGGAAGAACAGGTAAGCACACTCCTGTTGGATGTGTAAATGGATTTATTGGAGGAACTCATATTCAAAGAGTCACCTTAAATAATCTTGGTTACATCAGAACATTACCTCCTGCTCCTTATGATGATATAGATTCAATTGTTTTTAAAACACATGATGGCGAATATGGAGAAATAGATTTGGAATTTTATCCTGCTCCTGATAAAAGTGATAAGTTTTTGGAGAAACATAGATTCTTAGTGACAGATACAGGAAAATATTCCATTGATTCAATTGATGATTTACTTGAAGTAACAAATAAATTAGTTGTTATTATTAAGGGAGAAGAAATGGTTGTTGACTCAATTGAGAAATTAAGAACAATTGATTTATCAAAAGAAATTTATAAGATTAACCTTGGAGATAAAACTTTTATTCTTAGAAAAAGTGAAATTCTTGAAGTTGCATTTGAATTATATGTTAATGGAGATTCAAAAACAGTTGAAGTCATTTTGCCAGAAGAATATTTTCATCTAAAATTAAATGATACCGTAGTTCTTGAAAGATCTAACGATGTAATTCCTAGAATTATCGGTATTAGATACGAAAAAAGAACAGGCAATGAAAAAGATATAGTGTGGCCAGAAAATTGCCCTACTTGCGGAGAACCTTTAGAAGAATTGTATCCTCTACACTTTTGTAATAGTTTAAATTGTCCTGATAGATTAAAAGGATCATTACTTCATTTCGCTTCAAGAGATGCAATGAATATAGATGGTCTTGGAACATCTATTGTAGAATTGTTTGTAGATCGAGGATATTTAAAGGATTTAACTGATATTTATATACTTTCAATGTATGAAGAAGAAATTCTCTCAATAAAAGGGTTTGGCAAAAGAAAATTAACTAAACTATATAATGCTATAGAGGATACTAAAAATAGAGAACTTCACCAATTAATCTATTCTCTTGGTATTAGAGAAGTTGGAAGAACTATGTCTAAAACTCTTGCAAAACATTTTAAAGTGTTAGATATTCTTATGAAGGCAACATATGATGAGTTAGTCCAAATAAAAGATATAGGAGATGTTGCAGCGACAGAAATAGTGCACTTTTTTAAATCTCCTAGCAATATTGCTCTTATTAATCAATTAAAATTAATTGGGCTTAATATGCAAGATAATACAAAAGAAGATAGTGATATTTTCAAAGGGAAAATATTTGTAATTACCGGTACTCTTAAAGAGAGTAGAAACTATTATAAAGATATTATTGAAAAAAATGGTGGAAAGGTATCAGGATCAGTATCAAAGAAAACAACTATTGTCCTTATTGGTGAAGATGCAGGATCTAAAGAAGCAACAGCAAGACAACTAGTAGAAGAAGGATATCCTATAAAACTTGTTGAAGGACATGATGATTTTATAAAATTATTACAGGGATTTTAA
- a CDS encoding protease complex subunit PrcB family protein, whose translation MNKKLVAVGAISLLSLSILVGCSTGKTPTDSKVDDNKQVEQNPSEQQTGITDITKKIEIVSDVTVLPKEVQDSISQMSKEKGYTFFELENNEYVVAIASGEKDSGGYDIKVEKAEEKTGIVEITVKETAPDKDAVVTEVITYPVTVFKIKDMTAAFEVKNTEGETFDYILIDQQVIPNEQETSEEIQAKEDKSN comes from the coding sequence ATGAATAAAAAGTTAGTGGCCGTTGGAGCCATATCGCTATTATCATTATCAATTTTAGTAGGGTGCAGCACAGGAAAAACCCCTACTGATTCAAAGGTGGATGACAATAAACAAGTAGAGCAAAATCCATCTGAGCAGCAGACAGGAATTACAGATATAACTAAGAAAATCGAAATAGTATCTGATGTTACTGTTTTACCAAAAGAAGTACAGGACTCAATTTCGCAAATGAGCAAGGAAAAAGGATATACTTTCTTTGAACTTGAAAACAATGAATATGTTGTTGCTATAGCGTCTGGTGAAAAAGATTCAGGCGGATACGATATCAAAGTTGAAAAAGCAGAAGAAAAGACCGGTATTGTTGAAATTACTGTTAAAGAAACTGCACCAGATAAAGATGCTGTAGTTACAGAAGTAATTACTTATCCTGTAACAGTATTCAAAATTAAAGATATGACTGCTGCTTTTGAAGTAAAAAATACAGAGGGCGAAACATTTGACTATATTTTAATAGATCAACAAGTTATCCCTAATGAACAAGAAACTTCTGAAGAAATACAGGCTAAAGAAGATAAATCTAACTAA